From a region of the Impatiens glandulifera chromosome 4, dImpGla2.1, whole genome shotgun sequence genome:
- the LOC124933943 gene encoding probable glycosyltransferase STELLO1: MLVQDRVLPKSPKLDQRKPPRLSLRSNRFSESKSLDFSTWVSANFSKVVTISLLILTLIAVFFLRNVGNTAALLCFQSKTQQLEKIEFPRVNWNNIEPIIDKSSPYSNFHSENWIVVSVSNHPTDSLRNLLKIKGWQVLAIGNSKTPPDWNLKGTIFLSLEQQVKLGYRVIDYLPYDSYVRKSVGYLFAIQHGAIKIFDADDRGDVIDNDIGKHFDVELIGKDARQDVILQYSHENPNRTVVNPYIHFGQRSVWPRGLPLENVGEISREEYYTEVLGGKQYIQQGTSNGLPDVDSVFYFTRKSGLEPFDIRFDDHAPKVALPQGIMVPVNSFNTLYHSSAFWGLMLPVSVSTMASDILRGYFGQRLLWEVGGFVVVYPPTVHRHDRIEGYPFSEEKDLHVNVGRLIKFLLEWRSKELRLFEKILELSYAMAEEGFWTDKDVKFTAAWLQDLLAVRYRQPRLLSTHFDRGERAYIGFGDRKGFVPQKIPSVHLGVEEIGTVNYEIGNLIQWRKYFGNVVLVMFCNGPVERTALEWRLLYGRIFKTVVILSEKKNVDLVVEEGHLDHLYKQIPSLVKRFTSAEGFLFLQDDTVLNYWNLLQTDKSKLWITDKAHKSWTHVKPEGNSDWFGKQLEMVNKVISSMPVHFQVKYKESMSNENNQLELCSSEIFYIPRRFITDFNNLVDLVGDLDIHQKVAIPLFFTAMDLPQNFDPVFNSMVYKEKLVSNSTSFYSVNATAVHPFNVTSEQEFIKLIRIMAAGDPLLLELV; encoded by the exons ATGTTAGTCCAAGATCGCGTCTTGCCGAAATCCCCAAAATTGGATCAAAGAAAACCGCCAAGATTATCTCTCCGTTCCAATAGATTCTCCGAATCAAAAAGTCTCGATTTCTCCACATGGGTATCTGCCAATTTCTCCAAAGTTGTTACAATCAGTCTTCTGATTCTCACCCTCATCGCCGTTTTCTTCCTCCGCAACGTAGGCAACACAGCCGCGTTACTCTGTTTCCAATCCAAAACCCAACAGCTCGAGAAGATTGAGTTTCCACGTGTTAATTGGAACAACATCGAACCCATTATCGATAAATCAAGTCCTTACTCGAATTTCCATTCAGAAAATTGGATCGTTGTTTCAGTTTCGAATCATCCTACCGATTCGCTTCGGAATTTATTGAAGATTAAAGGATGGCAAGTTCTTGCTATTGGAAACTCAAAAACACCTCCTGATTGGAACTTAAAAGGTACTATATTTCTTTCATTAGAACAGCAGGTTAAGTTAGGGTATAGGGTTATCGATTACTTGCCATATGATTCATATGTTAGAAAATCTGTTGGGTATTTGTTTGCAATACAACATGGTGCAATTAAGATCTTTGATGCTGATGATCGTGGGGATGTGATTGATAATGATATTGGTAAACATTTTGATGTTGAATTGATTGGTAAAGATGCTAGACAAGATGTTATACTTCAATACAGCCATGAAAACCCAAACCGAACTGTTGTAAATCCATACATTCATTTCGGGCAAAGATCGGTTTGGCCGAGAGGATTACCATTAGAAAACGTAGGCGAAATTTCTCGTGAAGAATATTACACAGAAGTGTTAGGTGGGAAACAATACATACAACAAGGAACATCAAACGGTCTCCCTGATGTTGATTCTGTATTCTACTTCACTAGGAAATCAGGTTTGGAACCTTTCGATATTCGGTTCGATGATCATGCCCCTAAAGTCGCTCTGCCTCAAGGCATAATGGTACCGGTTAATTCCTTTAATACCCTATATCATTCATCTGCATTCTGGGGATTGATGCTTCCAGTTTCAGTAAGCACAATGGCTTCTGATATCTTAAGGGGTTATTTTGGTCAAAGACTATTATGGGAAGTTGGCGGTTTTGTTGTAGTTTATCCACCTACGGTTCATCGCCACGATCGAATTGAAGGATACCCATTTTCCGAAGAGAAAGATCTTCATGTCAATGTAGGACGTCTGATTAAGTTTTTACTAGAATGGAGATCTAAAGAGTTGCGGTTGTTTGAGAAGATTCTAGAACTTAGTTATGCTATGGCTGAAGAAGGGTTTTGGACAGATAAAGATGTGAAATTTACAGCAGCTTGGCTACAGGATCTGTTGGCGGTTAGGTATAGACAGCCAAGGCTATTGTCGACACATTTCGATAGGGGAGAACGAGCCTATATTGGTTTTGGCGATAGAAAGGGTTTCGTTCCTCAAAAGATACCGTCTGTTCATTTGGGGGTTGAGGAGATTGGTACTGTGAATTATGAGATTGGAAATTTGATTCAATGGAGAAAATATTTTGGAAATGTGGTGCTTGTAATGTTTTGTAATGGACCTGTGGAAAGAACTGCTTTAGAATGGAGATTGCTTTATGGTAGAATATTCAAGACTGTTGTTATTTTATCAGAGAAGAAGAATGTAGATCTTGTTGTTGAAGAAGGTCATTTGGATCATCTTTACAA GCAAATTCCATCATTGGTTAAGAGGTTTACAAGTGCAGAGGGATTTCTATTTCTACAGGATGATACAGTCCTTAATTACTGGAACTTATTGCAGACTGACAAATCAAAGCTTTGGATCACCGACAAG GCACACAAGTCATGGACACATGTGAAACCCGAGGGCAACTCTGATTGGTTCGGGAAGCAACTAGAAATGGTGAATAAAGTTATCAGTTCCATGCCGGTTCACTTCCAAGTGAAGTATAAGGAATCCATGTCAAATGAAAACAACCAACTAGAGCTTTGTAGCTCGGAGATATTCTACATCCCCCGACGTTTTATAACTGATTTCAACAATCTTGTAGATCTCGTGGGAGACCTAGACATCCATCAAAAAGTGGCAATACCATTATTTTTCACAGCAATGGACTTGCCTCAAAATTTTGACCCGGTTTTTAACAGTATGGTTTATAAGGAAAAACTGGTGAGTAACTCGACAAGTTTTTACTCTGTGAATGCAACCGCAGTTCACCCTTTCAATGTAACAAGCGAACAGGAGTTTATCAAGCTGATCAGGATCATGGCTGCTGGTGATCCCCTTCTATTGGAATTGGTTTGA
- the LOC124936749 gene encoding magnesium-chelatase subunit ChlH, chloroplastic: MASLVSSPFTLPKSKPDQISSITQKHYFLHSFLQKKPTKTRFRFKCAAVGNGLFTQTTQEVRRIVPNKIQGRPTVKIVYVVLEAQYQSALTEAVQTLNKDETFAQFEVVGYLVEELRDKINYESFCKDLEDANIFIGSLIFVEELAVKIKNAVEKERDRLDAVLVFPSMPEVMRLNKLGSFSMSQLGQSKSPFFQLFKKKKQSAGFADSMLKLVRTLPKVLKYLPSDKAQDARLYILSLQFWLGGSPDNLVNFLKMLSGSYIPELKSIKIGYSDPVLYLDTGIWHPLAPCMFDDVKEYLNWYGTRRDTSEKLKRNDSPVIGLVLQRSHIVTGDESHYVAVIMELEAKGAKVIPIFAGGLDFSGPVERYFIDPVTKKSFVNSVISLTGFALVGGPARQDHPKAIESLMKLDVPYIVALPLVFQTTEEWLNSTLGLHPIQVALQVALPELDGGMEPIVFAGRDPRSGKSHALHKRVEQLCTRAIRWAELKRKTKMDKRLAITVFSFPPDKGNVGTAAYLNVFSSIYSVLKDLKQDGYNVEGLPESSEELIEEIIHDKEAQFNSPNLNVAYKMGVREYQSLTPYSNLLEENWGKPPGNLNSDGENLLVYGKQYGNIFIGVQPTFGYEGDPMRLLFSKSASPHHGFAAYYSFVEKVFKADAVLHFGTHGSLEFMPGKQVGMSDVCYPDSLIGNIPNIYYYAANNPSEATVAKRRSYANTISYLTPPAENAGLYKGLKQLGELIASYQSLKDTGRGNQIVSSIISTARQCNLDKDVDLPEEGQELSVKERDLVVGKVYSKIMEIESRLLPCGLHIIGEPPTALEAVATLVNIAALDRPEEGISALPSILANTVGRDIEDLYRGSNKGVLKDVELLKQITDTARGAVSAFVEKTTNSNGQVVDVAGKLSSILGFGLNEPWVEHLSGTKFARADREKLRVLFGYLGECLKLIVADNELGSLKQALEGKYVEPGPGGDPIRNPKVLPTGKNIHALDPQSIPTAAAMQSAKVVVERLLERQKVDNGGNYPETVALVLWGTDNIKTYGESLAQVLWMIGVEPISDAFGRVNRVEPVSVEELGRPRIDVVVNCSGVFRDLFINQMNLLDRAIKMVAELDEPDEQNYVRKHAQEQARTLGVDVREAATRVFSNASGSYSSNVNLAVENSSWNDEKQLQDMYLSRKSFAFDSDAPGAGMTEKRQVFEMALSTADATFQNLDSSEISLTDVSHYFDSDPTNLVQNLRKDGKKPSAYIADTTTANAQVRTLSETVRLDARTKLLNPKWYEGMLSTGYEGVREIEKRLTNTVGWSATSGQVDNWVYEEANTTFIKDEEMLKRLMNSNPNSFRKLIQTFLEANGRGYWDTSEENVDKLRQLYSEVEDKIEGVDR; encoded by the exons ATGGCTTCTTTAGTTTCATCTCCCTTCACATTACCCAAATCAAAACCAGATCAAATTTCATCAATAACCCAAAAACATTACTTCCTCCATTCATTCCTTCAAAAGAAACCCACAAAAACCCGGTTCAGATTCAAATGCGCCGCTGTCGGTAACGGTCTGTTCACCCAAACCACTCAAGAAGTCCGGCGAATCGTACCCAACAAAATCCAAGGTCGTCCAACGGTCAAAATCGTGTATGTCGTTCTAGAAGCTCAATACCAATCTGCACTGACAGAAGCTGTTCAAACACTCAACAAAGATGAAACCTTTGCTCAATTCGAAGTGGTGGGTTATCTTGTTGAAGAGCTTAGAGACAAAATTAATTACGAAAGTTTCTGTAAAGATCTTGAAGATGCTAATATCTTCATTGGGTCTTTGATTTTTGTTGAAGAACTTGCTGTGAAGATCAAGAATGCTGTTGAGAAAGAAAGGGATAGACTTGATGCTGTTTTGGTTTTCCCTTCAATGCCTGAGGTTATGAGATTAAACAAATTAGGTTCTTTTAGTATGTCTCAATTGGGTCAATCAAAAAGCCCTTTTTTTCAACTTttcaagaagaaaaaacaatCTGCTGGATTTGCTGATAGTATGCTTAAGCTTGTTAGAACATTACCCAAAGTTTTGAAATACTTACCAAGTGATAAAGCTCAAGATGCCCGTCTTTACATTCTAAGTTTACAATTCTGGCTAGGTGGTTCCCCTGATAATCTAGTCAATTTCTTGAAAATGCTCTCCGGATCATACATTCCTGAGTTGAAATCGATCAAAATTGGTTATTCCGACCCTGTTTTGTATCTAGACACTGGAATTTGGCACCCTTTAGCTCCATGTATGTTCGATGATGTAAAAGAGTATCTGAATTGGTACGGCACAAGAAGAGATACAAGTGAGAAATTGAAAAGGAATGATTCTCCAGTGATCGGGCTTGTTCTTCAAAGAAGTCATATTGTAACCGGAGATGAGAGTCATTATGTGGCAGTCATAATGGAATTGGAAGCTAAAGGTGCGAAAGTGATACCAATTTTCGCGGGGGGGTTAGATTTTTCAGGGCCGGTTGAACGTTATTTCATCGATCCGGTTACTAAGAAATCGTTTGTGAATTCGGTTATTTCGTTAACTGGTTTTGCACTTGTGGGTGGACCGGCTAGACAAGATCATCCTAAGGCAATTGAAAGTTTAATGAAACTTGATGTTCCTTATATTGTTGCTTTGCCTTTGGTTTTTCAAACTACTGAAGAATGGTTGAATAGTACTTTGGGTCTTCATCCAATTCAAGTGGCTTTACAAGTTGCATTGCCGGAATTGGATGGTGGAATGGAACCTATTGTTTTCGCAGGACGTGATCCTAGATCAG GGAAATCACATGCTCTTCATAAAAGGGTGGAACAACTTTGTACTAGGGCTATTAGATGGGCTGAATTGAAAAGGAAAACTAAG ATGGACAAGAGGCTTGCTATAACTGTTTTCAGCTTCCCGCCAGACAAAGGAAACGTCGGAACAGCAGCATACTTAAACGTCTTCTCCTCCATTTACTCGGTTCTCAAGGACCTCAAACAGGACGGTTACAACGTCGAAGGGCTGCCCGAATCATCCGAAGAACTAATCGAAGAAATCATTCACGACAAGGAAGCACAATTCAACAGCCCGAATCTAAACGTGGCATACAAAATGGGAGTTCGAGAATACCAATCGCTAACGCCTTACTCCAATTTACTCGAAGAAAATTGGGGTAAACCACCCGGAAACTTAAACTCCGATGGAGAAAACCTATTGGTTTATGGCAAACAATATGGTAACATCTTCATCGGAGTTCAACCAACATTCGGCTACGAAGGCGATCCAATGAGACTCCTGTTCTCAAAATCGGCTAGCCCCCATCACGGTTTCGCAGCGTATTATTCCTTCGTGGAGAAAGTATTCAAAGCCGACGCGGTTCTTCATTTCGGAACACACGGTTCTTTGGAATTCATGCCCGGAAAACAAGTGGGAATGAGCGACGTTTGTTACCCCGACAGCTTAATCGGAAACATCCCCAATATTTATTACTATGCCGCTAACAATCCATCAGAAGCCACCGTGGCGAAACGCCGGAGCTATGCGAATACGATAAGCTACTTAACTCCCCCTGCTGAAAACGCAGGATTATACAAAGGACTTAAACAATTGGGCGAATTAATCGCGTCTTACCAATCGCTAAAGGATACTGGTCGCGGAAATCAAATCGTGAGTTCGATTATAAGCACGGCGAGACAATGCAATCTCGATAAGGACGTTGATTTACCTGAAGAAGGACAGGAATTATCAGTTAAAGAACGCGATCTCGTCGTCGGGAAAGTTTACTCGAAGATCATGGAAATTGAATCGCGGTTATTACCATGCGGGCTTCATATAATCGGCGAACCTCCGACCGCGTTGGAAGCTGTCGCGACCCTTGTTAATATCGCGGCGTTGGACCGACCGGAAGAAGGGATTTCGGCGCTTCCTTCTATATTAGCGAACACGGTCGGGCGCGATATAGAAGATTTATACCGCGGGAGTAACAAGGGTGTATTGAAAGACGTcgaattattaaaacaaataaccgATACCGCGCGAGGTGCGGTTTCGGCTTTTGTCGAAAAAACAACCAACAGTAACGGTCAAGTGGTTGATGTGGCGGGAAAACTCTCTTCAATATTGGGGTTCGGGTTGAATGAACCATGGGTGGAGCATTTATCGGGTACGAAATTTGCTCGGGCCGACCGAGAAAAGCTTCGGGTTTTATTCGGGTATTTGGGTGAATGTTTGAAACTTATAGTGGCAGATAATGAATTGGGTAGTTTGAAACAAGCTTTGGAAGGGAAATATGTTGAACCGGGTCCGGGTGGGGATCCGATTAGGAATCCTAAGGTTTTACCGACGGGTAAGAATATCCATGCGCTTGACCCGCAATCGATTCCTACTGCCGCGGCAATGCAGAGTGCTAAGGTTGTTGTCGAGCGGTTACTCGAGAGACAAAAGGTCGATAACGGCGGTAATTACCCGGAAACGGTTGCTCTTGTTTTGTGGGGGACggataatattaaaacttatgGGGAATCGTTGGCTCAAGTTTTATGGATGATCGGAGTTGAACCCATATCCGATGCTTTTGGACGGGTCAACCGGGTTGAACCGGTTAGTGTTGAAGAACTTGGGAGGCCGAGGATTGATGTTGTTGTTAATTGTTCGGGAGTTTTTCGTGACCTCTTCATTAATCAG ATGAATCTCCTCGACCGGGCAATAAAAATGGTAGCCGAATTAGACGAGCCAGACGAACAAAACTACGTTCGTAAACACGCACAAGAACAAGCCCGAACACTCGGAGTCGACGTAAGAGAAGCCGCAACAAGAGTCTTTTCAAATGCATCCGGTTCATATTCATCCAACGTTAATCTTGCAGTCGAGAATTCATCATGGAACGACGAAAAACAATTACAAGACATGTATCTAAGTCGAAAATCATTCGCATTCGACAGCGACGCTCCAGGAGCCGGCATGACAGAAAAACGACAAGTCTTCGAAATGGCACTAAGCACAGCCGACGCAACTTTCCAAAACCTCGACTCCTCGGAAATCTCCCTAACCGACGTCAGCCACTACTTCGATTCCGACCCGACAAACCTTGTACAGAATTTAAGGAAAGACGGGAAGAAACCTAGCGCCTACATTGCCGACACGACCACAGCCAATGCTCAAGTTCGTACGCTTTCGGAAACTGTTCGTTTGGATGCGAGAACGAAGCTTTTGAATCCTAAATGGTACGAGGGAATGTTATCGACAGGGTATGAAGGTGTTCGTGAAATTGAGAAGAGGTTGACGAATACGGTCGGGTGGAGTGCGACTTCGGGTCAAGTTGATAATTGGGTTTATGAAGAGGCGAACACGACATTTATTAAGGATGAAGAGATGCTTAAGAGGTTGATGAATTCTAATCCTAATTCGTTTAGGAAGTTGATTCAAACATTCTTGGAGGCTAATGGTCGAGGTTATTGGGATACGTCGGAGGAgaatgtcgataaattgagacaACTTTATTCGGAAGTTGAGGATAAGATTGAAGGGGTTGATCGTTAA
- the LOC124936750 gene encoding exosome complex component RRP43, translating to MDATDMSGDLSVEMEVDAFRRLFPLRYHEHHHLIESIRPDARAFGKARDTTITLGAVASANGSALVKIGCTTMLAAVKLEVMTPSVQLPNEGSLAVDFFMPPICSPLVRPGRPAKEAPVIAKQLSDTILSSGLINLTELSLVSGKAAWMVYLDIYCLDADGALFDAALLSAVAAFSHLQIPVVSLNDDGRIVVVSEENGGKIEQEAVNKDKRKLKLNNIAFSLTCILHKNYILADPTAEEESIMETLVTVVLNSSGQLVSLYKPGGSVLAFTSAVQGCIKLATERVKELRQVLDDAISDMDVE from the exons ATGGATGCAACTGATATGTCTGGCGATTTGTCTGTGGAAATGGAAGTAGATGCTTTCAGACGTCTATTTCCTCTGCGCTATCATGAACATCATCATCTTATTGAATCTATACGACCAGATGCTAGGGCATTTGGAAAAGCTAGGGATACAACTATTACTCTTG GAGCTGTTGCATCAGCAAATGGGTCAGCCTTGGTAAAGATTGGTTGCACT ACAATGCTAGCTGCCGTTAAATTGGAAGTTATGACCCCTTCGGTACAGTTGCCTAATGAAGGCTCCTTAg CTGTTGATTTCTTCATGCCTCCAATTTGCTCTCCACTTGTTAGACCTGGCAGGCCTGCCAAGGAAGCTCCAGTCATTGCAAAACAGTTGTCGGATACTATCTTAAG TTCTGGCCTGATTAACTTGACGGAATTATCCTTAGTCAGCGGGAAAGCTGCTTGGATGGTGTACCTG GACATATATTGTTTGGATGCCGATGGTGCTCTCTTTGATGCGGCATTACTTTCAGCAGTTGCTGCCTTCTCACACT TGCAAATACCTGTCGTGTCTTTGAACGATGATGGAAGAATAGTAGTTGTATCGGAAGAAAATGGAGGGAAGATTGAACAGGAGGCCGTGAATAAAGATAAAAGGAAACTCAAACTGAATAATATCGCCTTCTCCCTAACATGCATACTACACAAGAATTATATTCTGGCAGATCCTACAGCTGAGGAAGAATCCATAATGGAAACTCTTGTAACTGTCGTACTGAATTCATCTGGTCAGCTTGTATCTCTCTACAAACCTGGCGGTTCTGTTCTTGCATTTACTTCAGCTGTACAG GGTTGTATTAAATTAGCTACAGAAAGAGTGAAAGAACTCCGTCAAGTTTTGGACGACGCCATTTCTGACATGGATGTTGAGTAG
- the LOC124934540 gene encoding 60S ribosomal protein L23-like yields the protein MSKQGRGGLAGNKFCMSLGLLVAATINCADNTSAKNLYIISVKGIKGRLNRLSYTCVGDMVIATVKKGKPDLRKKFMLVVIVRQRKPWRRKDGVFMYFEDNVGVIVNLKREMKGSAITGPIRKECADL from the exons ATGTCGAAGCAAG GTCGCGGAGGATTGGCGGGAAACAAGTTCTGCATGTCACTGGGTCTTCTTGTGGCGGCTACGATCAACTGTGCTGACAATACCAGCGCGAAGAATCTCTACATCATATCAGTGAAGGGGATCAAGGGTCGTTTGAATCGATTGTCGTATACTTGTGTGGGAGATATGGTTATTGCGACGGTGAAGAAAGGGAAACCTGATTTGAGAAAGAAGTTCATGCTTGTTGTCATTGTTAGACAACGCAAGCCCTGGCGCCGAAAGGATGGAGTGTTCATGTATTTTGAAG ATAATGTTGGTGTGATAGTGAATcttaagagagaaatgaaag GTTCTGCCATTACTGGTCCAATTAGGAAGGAATGTGCTGATTTATGA